In Kordiimonas pumila, a single genomic region encodes these proteins:
- a CDS encoding SUF system Fe-S cluster assembly regulator: MLRLTKLADYGVILMCEMSHSVTRLNAQDLAGSTGIPLPTVSKILNLLSRSHLLQSHRGLKGGFSLARSADDISVAEIIEAIDGPIALTLCSEGTSCDCGFDEICSLRPRWQVINSAVKGALHDVSLTKIAEPAFGGHVMQQLAIPKGVQPA; the protein is encoded by the coding sequence GTGTTGAGGTTAACAAAACTTGCTGATTACGGTGTGATCCTGATGTGCGAAATGTCACATTCAGTAACGCGCCTTAATGCGCAGGACTTAGCAGGCAGCACCGGCATTCCCCTGCCGACGGTTTCAAAAATACTGAACCTCCTTAGCCGCAGTCACTTACTCCAATCACACCGTGGCCTAAAGGGTGGGTTTTCGCTGGCACGAAGCGCAGATGATATTTCTGTTGCAGAAATTATCGAAGCCATTGACGGCCCCATTGCCTTAACGCTGTGCAGTGAAGGAACAAGCTGCGACTGTGGATTTGATGAAATATGTTCTCTTAGGCCACGATGGCAGGTTATTAACAGCGCCGTTAAAGGTGCTCTCCACGACGTTAGCCTTACAAAAATAGCGGAACCCGCTTTTGGTGGGCATGTCATGCAGCAACTTGCTATTCCAAAAGGCGTGCAGCCCGCTTAA
- the sufB gene encoding Fe-S cluster assembly protein SufB gives MAATTETKQQIEEMSGKYKYGFFTDVAMDMAPKGLSEDVVRFISAKKEEPEWMLEWRLKAYRAWLKMEEPDWARVSYPKIDYNDIYYYAAPKSQNKPKSLDEVDPELLSMYEKLGIPLREQAVLAGVEGAPRVAVDAVFDSVSVATTFRKELTKAGVIFMSISEAVREYPDLVKKYLGTVVPQRDNYFAALNCAVFSDGTFVYIPKGVRCPMELSTYFRINAENTGQFERTLIVADEGSYVSYLEGCTAPMRDENQLHAAVVELVALDDAEIKYSTVQNWYPGDKNGKGGIYNFVTKRALCKGKNSKVSWTQVETGSAVTWKYPSCVLAGDGSVGEFYSVAVTNNYQQADTGTKMIHQGKNTRSTIISKGISAGKSHNTYRGLVKVLPGADGVRNYTQCDSLLVSSECGAHTVPYIEVKNPSAQIEHEATTSKISDDQLFYCRARGLGEEEAVAMIVNGFCKEVMQHLPMEFAVEAQKLLGISLEGSVG, from the coding sequence ATGGCCGCAACAACAGAAACCAAACAGCAAATTGAAGAAATGTCCGGCAAATATAAGTACGGCTTTTTCACCGATGTTGCTATGGATATGGCACCAAAAGGCTTGTCAGAAGATGTTGTGCGCTTCATCTCCGCCAAAAAAGAAGAGCCAGAATGGATGCTGGAATGGCGACTGAAAGCTTACCGGGCATGGCTAAAAATGGAAGAGCCTGACTGGGCGCGGGTCAGCTACCCTAAAATTGATTATAACGATATTTATTATTATGCGGCCCCCAAGAGCCAAAACAAACCTAAAAGCCTTGATGAAGTAGACCCTGAGCTACTGTCTATGTACGAGAAGCTTGGCATTCCGCTGCGCGAGCAGGCTGTTCTAGCGGGTGTTGAAGGCGCGCCGCGTGTGGCCGTTGACGCAGTTTTTGACAGTGTGTCTGTTGCCACTACTTTCCGGAAAGAGCTGACCAAGGCTGGCGTCATCTTCATGTCTATTTCCGAAGCTGTGCGCGAGTACCCCGACCTTGTGAAGAAATACCTGGGTACAGTTGTGCCACAGCGCGATAATTATTTTGCGGCGCTAAACTGTGCGGTCTTTTCTGATGGTACCTTTGTCTACATACCAAAAGGTGTGCGTTGCCCAATGGAACTGTCCACCTATTTCAGGATAAACGCTGAAAACACAGGACAGTTTGAACGCACCCTGATTGTGGCTGACGAAGGATCGTATGTTTCGTACCTTGAGGGCTGTACCGCGCCCATGCGCGACGAAAACCAGCTTCATGCCGCAGTGGTAGAGCTTGTTGCACTGGATGATGCCGAAATTAAATATTCCACCGTTCAAAATTGGTATCCCGGTGATAAAAACGGTAAAGGCGGCATTTATAATTTTGTGACCAAACGGGCGCTGTGCAAAGGCAAAAACTCTAAAGTAAGCTGGACACAGGTTGAAACCGGCTCTGCGGTTACATGGAAATACCCAAGCTGCGTTTTGGCAGGCGATGGCTCTGTCGGCGAATTTTACTCTGTCGCTGTTACCAATAACTACCAGCAGGCCGATACTGGCACAAAGATGATCCACCAAGGTAAAAACACACGTTCTACCATTATATCAAAAGGGATCTCTGCCGGAAAATCACACAACACCTACCGGGGCCTTGTGAAAGTGCTGCCGGGGGCTGACGGTGTAAGAAATTATACCCAGTGTGATAGCTTGCTCGTGTCATCTGAATGCGGGGCGCATACTGTCCCTTATATTGAAGTGAAAAACCCCTCTGCCCAAATCGAGCATGAAGCGACAACATCCAAAATTTCGGATGATCAATTGTTTTATTGCCGTGCCCGCGGGCTAGGTGAAGAAGAAGCCGTTGCCATGATTGTGAACGGTTTCTGTAAAGAAGTTATGCAACATCTACCTATGGAATTTGCCGTAGAAGCACAGAAGCTTCTTGGTATCTCCCTTGAAGGCAGCGTTGGTTGA
- the sufC gene encoding Fe-S cluster assembly ATPase SufC, producing the protein MLTIKDLHVNIDEKEILKGLNLEVKAGEVHAIMGLNGAGKSTLASTIAGRGDYTVTKGTIEFMGKDLLELEPHERVGEGLFLGFQYPVEIPGVSNLNFLRTALNSVRKYRGEEDVSAADFMKLVREKAAALKMNPDMLKRFVNVGFSGGEKKRNEMVQMAILDPKLALLDETDSGLDIDALKTVAEGINAQRRDDTAVVLITHYQRLLNYVQPDVVHVMLDGKIVKSGGKELAAELEEKGYAEVA; encoded by the coding sequence ATGCTTACTATTAAAGACCTACACGTAAATATTGACGAAAAAGAAATTCTGAAAGGCCTGAACCTTGAGGTAAAGGCAGGCGAAGTACATGCCATTATGGGCCTGAACGGTGCCGGAAAATCAACACTCGCCAGTACAATTGCCGGACGCGGTGATTATACCGTCACCAAAGGTACAATCGAATTTATGGGTAAAGACCTGCTAGAGCTTGAACCCCATGAACGGGTTGGTGAAGGCCTGTTTCTAGGCTTCCAGTATCCAGTAGAAATACCCGGCGTTTCAAACCTGAACTTCCTGCGGACCGCGCTGAACAGCGTGCGTAAATACCGCGGCGAGGAAGATGTTTCAGCCGCAGACTTCATGAAGCTTGTGCGCGAAAAAGCAGCCGCCCTCAAGATGAACCCTGACATGCTCAAACGATTTGTGAATGTTGGCTTTTCTGGCGGCGAAAAAAAACGCAATGAAATGGTTCAAATGGCCATTCTCGACCCCAAACTCGCGCTTCTTGATGAGACAGACTCAGGGCTGGATATTGATGCCCTTAAAACGGTAGCCGAAGGTATTAATGCACAGCGCCGCGATGATACCGCTGTTGTTTTAATTACACACTATCAGCGCTTGTTAAATTACGTTCAGCCCGATGTTGTCCATGTCATGCTTGACGGCAAGATCGTAAAATCTGGTGGCAAGGAACTGGCCGCAGAACTTGAAGAAAAAGGCTATGCAGAGGTTGCGTAA